The Gammaproteobacteria bacterium genome includes the window GATGATGTCCACCACCATCGGCAGGCTCTCGCGTATCGGCAGGCCCATGAAATCAATCAGGCTCATCGGTGCCGCACCGGTGCCGCCGTCCGCGCTATCGACGGTAATAAAGTCGGGTGCCGAGTCGCGGCCGCGCAGGTGAATTTCCTCGCACATCTCCTCGAGCCAGCCATAAGCGCCGATCACTGCCTTGAAGCCGACCGGTTTTCCGGTGACGCGGCGGATTCGGGCAATCATGTCGAGCAGGTCTGCAGTGCTGTCAATTTCAACATGGCGATTCGGACTGATCGAGTCCTCGCCAACCGGTATGCCGCGGATGGCGGCGATCGTCTTATTAACTTTCTCGCCGGGCAGTATTCCGCCTTTGCCCGGTTTCGCGCCCTGGCTCAGCTTGAGTTCGATCATCCTGACCTGCTCATGGGCAGCGGCCTCGCGCAGCTTGTCATCAGACAGGTTGCCGTCTGCATCGCGTACCCCGTACTTGGCCGTGCCGATCTGGAACACGACATCGCAGCCGGATTCCAGGTGCACAGGAGCCAGGCCGCCCTCGCCGGTGTTAAGCCAGATGCCGGCTTTGTTTGCGCCGTGCGACAGGGCGCGCACGGCTGGCGTGGACAAGGCACCGTAGCTCATGGCTGAAATATTAAAAAAGGACGGAGCGTCGTAAGGGTGTTTGCAGTTCGCGCCGATCACCATGCTGGCCGGGCTGGCGGCATCCTTGTCCAGCGTTGGGTAGGGACAGTTGACGAACATGATAGACCCGAGCGGCTTCATGTCGCGGGTTGAGCCAAACGCAACGGTGTTGTCCACGTTCTTGGCGGCACGGTAGACCCATGAGCGCTCCGCGCGATTGAACGGCATTTCCTCGCGATCGAGGGCAAAGAAATACTGGCGGAAAAATTCGCCGAGGTGTTCGAACCAGTAACGGAACCTGCCGATGACCGGAAAGTTGCGCCGGATTGCGTGCTTTTTCTGCGTCCGGTCGATCACATACATCACGATGATCGCCAGCAATGCCACGCCGACAACCAGAATAAACAGTCCGGCCATAATTTGTAGTGTCCGGAACACAAATCCCATCGGCTCCATCAAATGCTCTCCTTGTCGTTTGCCAGCTCTGGTGCGTCAGCAACGCTGGTTTTATTCGCGCCGGCTGCGCGACAGCAGGTGGTCGAGGCTGATTCTGCCGGCACCCGTGAACAGCAGTGCCAGCAACATTACGAGGTAGGTAACGGCCCACTCGACGCCACTGTTTGACACCACGAAACTGCCTTTTTCGGTAAGCCACTCGTAGTTGGCGTTGTCCCGCAGGATATCTTTGGCCCGGTCCAGTCGCTTCGATGCTTCGCCGGCATCATCCGCCTCGATCCCGAATGTGTACTTGCTGGCATAAGGGCTCTGTGCGTCATGCACGGCCTGCCAGCCGTTTTCCAGGTGGACTGTCCCCATAGCGACGATCATCGTGGCGATAAGCGGGATACTTATCCAGCGGGTCGCCAGGCCCAGTAACAGCAGCACCCCGCCGGCCACTTCGGTGGCGGTAGCGAGGAAAGCCATCAGCCCCGGGAATGGCAGGCCCAGGCCCCAGTCATCGTTACCAAACCAGTTGACGACATTTTCGAAGCCACCGACCTTGTTCATGCCGGCAACCCAGAACACCGGTGCAAGGTACAGTCGCAGCGCCAGCGGACCCAGCCAGTCAAACCTGTTGAGCCAGTCAACCACGGTGTCGTTCAGACGGTGCATGCCTGCGGCAATACCCATAGTGCTCTCCCAGCTGAAAATTCAGGACTTCACGGTGCCCAGGATGACGTCGTGCCGGTGCAGGCGCTCGAGGATGTCGCGACCTGCATCGATAATAGCGGTGGCATCCTCATGACCAATTTCACCGGCGATCTGGCTGAGCAGCTCGCACCCGGTGCGTGCTTCCTGGCGTTCGATGAGCTCGATCAGGCGCGCAGTGACAGCATTGATTTCGAGAAAACCAATCTTGTCACCCTGGTCGCGGTAGACCACCAGGAAAGTTGCGTCCTCGCCGGGCTCGTCGGGCATGAAATCCGGGCTGATGCGGTGTACCGGGTAGGTATAAGCCAGCGACCAGCTGGTTGGTGAAATTACCGGAACGCCCTCGATCAGGTCGCCACGCGGGTCGACGGCTTCCATGTCCGGTTCCACTTCCAGAATCGCAACGGCAAGCTCGGACCATTCGTAATGCGCCAGCTCCAGCATGAAGGCCGGCTCGTCATCGGCCAGCTCATGCTCTTCCTGCAGGTAAGTAATAAACTCCTGAGGCATTTCCAGGAAAAGCGGCGTATGTGATTGATGTTTCGCAAAATACTTGCGGAGCAACCGGTGCCAATGGCTGTCACTGAGGACCTTGCGCAGGATCGGGAAGGTACCCGCAAGCAGGCTCTGGACATTGTTGTAGAACAGCTCGCGATAAATCGCCAGCCGCCGGTCCTCGATACCCGCTGGCGCCGGGTTGCCCTGCGGGTCACGGATGTGGGCGGCAAATTCGTATTGCAGCTGCTGAAACTGTGGTTTATCCGACATCGATAGTTGCTTCCGGCGTGGTTTCTTTCACGCGCTGTTTTTCCTGCAGGTCGCGAATGATGTCGACTTCCTGCATCAACTCAGGCAGCGGTGGAATGTTGAAATCGCGCTCCAGCAGGGTGGGTATCACGCCGAATTCATCGTAGGCGGCGGCCAGCAGCGACCAGACCGGGTCGCATACGTCTGACCCGTGAGTGTCGACGCGCAGGTCCTCGGCTTCGACGAAATGCCCGGCGACGTGCAGGTACATGATGCGATCTGCGGGCATGGCGCGCAGGAACTCCTCCGCATCGTAACCATGATTGATGCTGTTGACGTAGATGTTGTTGACATCCAGCAGCAGTTTGCAATCCGCCTCCTGCAGTATTGCATTGATAAACTCGATTTCCTCGATTTCCTTGCCTGGCGCGGCGTAGTAGGAGACGTTTTCGATCGCGATTTGCCGATCGAGAATATCCTGGGTACGCCTGATACGGTCAGCAACGTAGGAGACGGCCTCCGTGGTAAACGGGATCGGCATCAGGTCATACAGGTGCCCGTCATCCGTGCAGTAACTGAGGTGCTCGGTGTAGGCGCGAATCCCGTGATCGTCGAGAAAGCCCTTCAGCCGCAGCAGGAACTCTTCGTCCAGCGGTGACGGCCCGCCCAGTGACAGGGACAGCCCATGACTGACAAAGGGAAAGCGCTCGGTGAAATAGCGAAACTTCCGTCCGAGGGAGCCGCCGACACCGATCCAGTTTTCCGGCGCGACTTCGAGAAAATCCACCTGGTCCGGAGGGTTCTCGCGTAGCGGCGTGAGCATGGTGCGGCGCAGTCCGATTCCTGCGCCATGGACCGGGTAGTCTGTGTCAGTCATCGTGTCTCCAGACGGCTGGGGTAGCAGACCGGCCGTAGCGCGATTCTATTACAACAACTGCTGTACCGCCCGCAGATAGGCCTGTTCGTCCGGCATCGAGCCGCTGCGTTGCGCCTCGATCAGCATTTCCGCCAGGCAATCGAGCATCCGATGCTCGGCCTGGTGCGCATCCCCCTCACGCAGGCTCAGCCGCTGCCAGGCGGCGCTGATGCCGGCCGGGCGATCCACGCTGAGCTGCTCGCGAATGCTTATGTGCATGGCCATGTGCAGGAACGGATTGGTCTGGCCCTGTTCGACCGTATAGTCCCGGTCAATGTCGCCAGCGCCCAGCAGCTTGTGATACTCGGGATGTTCAGCAATAACCGCAGCAATCACCTGCTCCATCGGCGCAAGGGGCATGCCTGCCTGCGTCTTCCGGTACGTGTCGACAAATACCTGGCGCATGTCGTTGCGATCGCCATACAGCATGGCGGCAGTATGCCGGATTGCAGACTCAGGCGGGCGTCTTGCGGCGATACTCGCACAAATCGGCTATTGCACAATCCGGGCAGTCCGGCTTGCGCGCTTTGCAGACATAGCGGCCATGCAGGATCAGCCAGTGGTGGCAATGCTGGCGAAACTGCTCCGGTACCAGCCGGAGCAGCCGCTTTTCCACCTCCAGTGGCGTCTTTCCCGGTGCAATGCCGGTACGGTTAGACACCCGGAAGATATGGGTATCGACCGCTATCGTCGGGTGGCCGAACGCGGTGTTCAGGACCACGTTGGCAGTCTTGCGGCCCACTCCCGGCAACGCCTCGAGAGCAGCGCGATCCTCCGGCACCTGGCCATCATGCTGCTCCAGAAGTATCCGGCAGGTGGCGATGATGTTTTTCGCTTTGCTGTTGTACAAACCGATGGTGCGGATATAGGGGGTGAGTCCGGCAACACCGAGGTCCAGGATTTTCTGCGGGGTATTGGCAACGGCAAACAGCTTTTCTGTCGCCTTGTTCACGCTGACATCGGTGGCCTGTGCTGACAGGATTACTGACACCAGGAGTTCGAACGGGTTGCTGTAAACCAGTTCGGTGGTCGGGTGTGGATCGGCAGCGCGCAGCCGCGAGAAAATTTCTGTGCGCTTGTCGCGGTTCACTCTGCTGTCGCTTGCGTCTCGGCGACCGGCAGGGCGGCTGCGATCTCTCGCCCCGCCAGCACATTGCGCAGTGCAATCAGCAGACCAACGATGATAAAAGCGCCTGGCGGCAATGCGGCGATGATAAATCCGCTGTCGAACAACTGGATGGCTGCGCTGCGCCATGTCTCGCCAAACAGCATGTGCGCGTCCGCCAGGATGGAACCCCGGCCCACCATCTCCCGCACCGTCCCGGTCACCACCAGCACCAGCATGAATCCGGCTCCCGTCATCAGGCCGTCCAGCGCGGCACGCAACGGGTCGGTGCGCGAGGCGAAGACTTCGGCCCGCGCCAGTATTGCGCAGTTGCTGACAATGAGCGGCACAAAAATACCCAGCTCGCGATGCAGTTCGAAAAACCTGGCGTGCATGAAAAGGTCGACCAGGGTTACCAGGCCGGCGATGACCAGGACAAACAGTGCAATACGGGTTTCAGGCCTTAGCACCGGTCGCGCAAGCGAGGCAAAGACGTTTGACAGCAGCAATACGGCCATTGTGGCGACACCCAGGCCGATAGCGTTGACAGTGGTGGTGGTTACTGCCAGCAGCGGGCACAGGCCCAGCATCTGTACCTGACCGGAATTGTTGCGCCACAGCCCGTCCCGGATGATGTCTGTTAGCGGTTTTGTCATCATGTTGAGGGAGTCTCTGCGAACAGCTGCTCGCGATTGGCCTGGAAGTATAGTAGTGCGTCGCGTACCGCCCTGACCACCGCACGCGGCGTGATGGTTGCGCCGGTAAACTGGTCGAATTTACCGCCATCGCTCTTTACTGCCCATTCCTGCACCGGCGGATTGCCTAACGCCTTTCCGTCGAAGGTCAGAATCCAGTTGGAGCGCCGGGTGTCGATCTGATCGCCCAGTCCCGGCGTCTCACGGTGTTCGACCGCCCGCACGCCGGCAACCGTGCCGTCGTGGTTTATGCCGACCAGTAGCTGGATGGCGCCACTGTAACCTTGTGGTGCCACCACGCGCATGATTAATGCGACCGGCATGCCATTGCTGCGTGCGCGGTAAACCGTCACTGGCTCTTCACTGCCCAGCAACTCGGGGTCCAGCGCCTGCGTGGTGTCATCGAACAGCGAGTTGTCGTAGCGCTCCGCCGGCACAATTTCGTGCAGAACACGCAGCCGGTAGTTACGCTCATTGAGTGCTATTTCCGCCGCAGTCTGTTGCCAGGTCAGCGCTGCTGCCGCTGCGACTATCGCTGCCAGTATCAGCAGCGCTACCAGACCCGGCCAGCTGGCGCCTTTAGTCATCGCGCGCTCCATACGGTTTCGGTATCGTGAAATAGTCAATCGCAGGTACGGCCACGTTCATGATCAACACGGCAAAGGCAATGCCGTCGGGGTATGCCGCCCAGGTGCGGATGATGTAAGCAATCACGCCGATACCAAAACCGTAGATCAGCCGGCCGCGCAGGCTGGTGGCTGCCGAGACCGGGTCAGTCGCGATAAAAAAAGCGCCCAGCATTGTTGCGCCAGTAGTCAGGTGAAACAGCGGAGACGGATTGCGGTCCGCATCAGCAAGGTAGAAAAGCGTCGCCATCAACGCCAGTCCGGCGATAACAGCGAGCGGAATATGCCAGCGGATAATGCCGCGCGCCAGCATATAGATACCGCCCGCAGCAACGGCAAGATTGATCCACAGCCAGGCACCGACGATTGATCCATGCATGGTGGGATTGGCGTTTATTTCGCTCATCGTCATCGCGCGGCTCAGGTCGCTCTGCACCTGGTCGAGCGGTGTTGCCGAAGTGATCGCATCCCAGCCGGCAGCCGGGGGCGTTGACGCGAATATCGCCGCCAGTGTCTGACCGACACTGAGTCCGTCGCCAGCACCGCGTGGCGCAATCCACAGATCTGCCATCTCCGTCGGAAAAGCTATCAACAGCAGAACATAGCCGGCCATCGCGGGATTGAAGGGATTAAAGCCGAGGCCGCCGTACAGATGTTTGGCAAACACAATGGCAAACAGGGTGCCGGTCACCGTAACGTACCAGGGTGTCAGCGACGGCAGCGCGAACGCCAATAGAGCAGCGGTAACTACCGCGCTGTAGTCAGACAGATACAGGCGAACGTCGCGCCGGCGCAGCCGCAATATGGCAGCTTCACTGGCGAGCGCAACGGCACACGCAATGGCCACGTTAACGATAAGACCGGCGCCAAAGTACCAGGTGTAGACAACCACCGCGGGTATCAGCGCATAGAGCACTTCGCGCATCACCTGCGGCACGGGGCGCGCGGAGATGATGTGCGGAGCCGGCTCGACCTGGAATTTCATTGCGTCTCGGTACGGTCGCGCCGCGCCTCTTTCTGCCTGACCCGTGTCATGACATCGGTAATTACCTTGCGGCGCTTGTGTATATCAGCTGCGGCTGCGGCCTTGCGTTTCTTCGCGGCAATACGCGCGGCCCTGTCCTGCGCAGCATCTGCCAGGCGCCGGTTGCGATCCTCATAGCGTTGTCGCGCCAGGGCGGCCCGCTCGCGGTCGGCATCCTGCACGGCAATTTCGGCTTTGGCAAAACGGAAATGCTGTGCCAGCCGAATATTGCTCGGACAGACATAGTCGCAGCAACCGCATTCGATGCAGTCGAATATGTTATAGCGCTCAAGTTTTTCCAGATCGTGTGAACCGGCGTGCCAGTACAGCTGCTGCGGCAGCAGCCGGGACGGGCAAACCCGTGCGCACTCACCGCAGCGGATGCATGGTCGTATGTCTTTTGACGAGCGTCCCTGGTCAGCCGTCATGGCCAGGATCGAGTTACAAGCCTTGACGACCGGGATATTGTCATCGCCCACTGCGAAACCCATCATGGCGCCGCCAACGACCAGGCGATCCACATCGCTGGTATAACCGCCGCACAGCTCGACAAGGCTGCTGACCGGGGTTCCGAGCCGGGCAATAATGTTTGCGGGGCGGGCGATCGCATCGCCGCACACCGATACGATGCGCTCAGTCAACGGCCGGCCAGTGGTGACGGCAGTGTTTATTGCCGCGGCGGTAGCGACATTGAGGCAGACGAAGCCGATATCGAGCGGCAGACCGCGGCTGGGCACTTCGCGACCGCTGAGCGCCTGGATCAGCTGTCTTTCCGATCCTTCCGGGTAGATAGCCGGCACCCGGACCACCTCGAAGCGATCATCATCGAATTCCTCTACCGCCAGACGCAGGGCAGCTTCGCTTTCCGGTTTGTCCTCCTCGATGCCGATAATGCAGCGGTTGACCTGCAGGATATGCAGCACTATCCGGGCTCCGGCAATGATGTCGGTGGCGTAGCGACGCATCAGCGCTTCATCGCAACTGATTTGCGGGTCGCATTCAGCACCGTTAAGGATCAGCGTGTGGACGTTGATATCGGCGCGTGCTGTCAGCTTGGTGGACGTCGGGAAAACGGCGCCACCGAGTCCGACTATGCCGGCCTCGCGGACCCGTTGCCTGACCCGCACGGGATCTTCGGTGTGGTAGTCGCCGACTACCGGATGTAGCTCACACCATTCATCTTTGCCATCCGCCTCGATCGTAATACACGGTGCGCTGAGTCCGGACGGATGCGGCACGGGCTGCTCATCAATGGCGATTACCGTGCCGGATGTAGTGGCATGAATGTTGGCACTGATAAAGCCATCGGCAACGGCAATCTGCTGGCCACGCAGCACGCGCTGGCCGGGCTTGACGCAGGGGATCGCCGGTAAGCCGGCATGCTGTGTGAGTGGTAGCACCACGTGTGGCGGTGGTGGCGCGGTCTCCAACGGTTGTCCGGCGAGCTCGTGTTTGTCAGTCGGCAGATACAGTCCGCCGTAAAAACCCGACGGCCTGCGCGTTGGCGTCAGCACGTCTCCGACGGGGGCCTCGTCGAGGTCCAGCAGGTTAGCTTTCGCCTGATCCTGGTTCATGACAGCTGATCGAGCCGCGCCTCGGGTTCACGTCGCGGTCGTGGCCGTTTCCATGCGCGCAGCCCGCTCACGGCAGGTTCCATGGCAATGCAATCTACGGGACAGACAGGGACGCACAGGGTGCAGCCGGTACACTCCTGGGCGATGACCGTGTGCATCATTTTTCGTGCGCCGATAATGGCATCGACCGGACAGGCCAGAATGCACTTTTTGCAGCCGATACAGGCGGACTCATCAATCAGCGCAATTTCCCGGGGTTTAGTGCTGCCAAATTGCGGGTCAAGCGGCAGCGGTGCTCGACCGAGAAGTTTTGCCAGTTCGCGTATGGTGATCTCGCCGCCAGGCGGGCAGCGGTTGATTTTGGCATCGCCACGAAAGACTGCCTCGGCATACGGGCGACAGCCCGGGTAGCCGCACTGGCCGCATTGCGTTTGTGGCAGCAACTGGTCTATTGCATCAGTTACCGGGCTGCCCTGCGGGCGCAGCACGCGCGTCACGAGCATCAGAGCGAGGCCGATCAGCATCGCGATGCCAACCAGAAAGAGCATTGCAGCGGTCATCTCAGGTACTGATCAGCCCGGTGAATCCCATAAAAGCGAGTGACATTATCCCTGCCGTGATCATGGCTATGGCGGCGCCACGGAACGGACGAGGTACATCGGCCACGGCTACCCGTTCCCTGATCGCGGCGAACAGGACCAGCACAAGCGAAAACCCGGCGCCCGCGCCAAACCCGTAGAACACCGAATGCAGGAAACTGTGCGACTCCTGTGCGTTTAGCAGCACGATACCCAGGATTGCACAGTTGCTGGCCACCAGCGGCAGAAAAATTCCCAGCAGCTGGTGCAGCAAAGGATCGACCTTCAGCACCATAAGCTCGGTGAGTTTCGCCACCGCCGCGATAACAAGTATGAAAGTGATTATTCGCAGGTAGTCCAGGTCGAGCGGCAGAAGCACGTATCGCTCGACCAGAAAGGCGAGCGCTGCCGCAAGCGTCAAAACGAAAGTCGTGGCAAGTGACATGCCTATCGCGGTTTCCAGCTTGGCAGATGTACCAAATACCGGGCAAAGACCAAGAAAACGGGTCAGCACCAGGTTATTCACCAGCACTGCACCGACCAGAATCAGCAGTAAGTCGTTCATCGCACCCGCATGCCGGGCGTGGCGCCGCTGTCCGGGCTGACCAGGAATATCTCGCTGTCACCCGGGCCGGCAGCCAGCACCATGCCCTCGGACGTACCAAAACGCATCTTGCGTGGCTTGAGATTGGCCACGACCACGGTCAGGCGGCCCTCCAGCTGGTGTGGCTCATAGGCTGTGCGGATGCCGGCAAAAACCGTGCGTTGCCCGTCACCAATATCCAGCTGCAGCCGCAACAGCTTGTCGGCACCGTCAACCAGCTCGGCGCTGACGATCTTTGCAACGCGCAGGTCGACTTCCAGGAACTGGTCGATACTGATATCGCCGTCCTGTTTTTCCACCGGCGCGGATTTCGCTGCAGGCACGTCGTCAGTTTCGGTCGACAGCATTTTTTCTACCTGCTCGAGATCCATGCGCCTGATGATCGGCTTGAACTTGTTGACCGGGGCATCAAGCAACGGGGTACCGGCATCGGCCCAGGTCAACGGGGCGCTGGCAAACAACTCCTCGCTGGCGGCAGCAATGTCTGGCAACACCGGCTTCAAATAGACAATCAGCGTGCGATAAAGATTCATCCCCTGCGTGCAGACAGCGTGTACTTCCTGCTGCCGCGTTTGATCCTTTATGGCCTGCCAGGGCTTGTGCTCGTCAATGTAACGATTGGCCACGTCGGCCAGCGTCATGATGCGACGCATCGCCCTTGAATACTCGCGCGCTTCGTAAAGAGCTGCAATTTCGTCACCAGCTGCTGCAAATTGCTCGAACAGCTCGGGCGCTGGCAATTGTTCGGCCAGTCGGCCGTCGAATTTCCTGCTGATAAAGCCGGCACAGCGACTGGCGATGTTTACCAGCTTGCCGACGACGTCGGAGTTTACGCGCTGCACAAAGTCCTCGAGGTTGAGGTCTATATCGTCGACCCCTGACCCGAGCTTGGCTGCGTAGTAGTAGCGCAGGTACTCCGGTGAGAGGTTGTCGAGATACTGTCGTGCCGTTATGAACGTCCGGCGGCGCTTGGACATCTTTTGTCCGTTTACGGTGAGAAAACCATGCACATAAACAGAGGACGGAATACGAAACCCTGCACCGCGCAGTACGGCCGGCCAGAACAGGCAATGGAAGTAGACGATGTCCTTACCGATGAAGTGATAAACCTCGGTGTCGCTTCCAGGCGCCCAGAAGTCATCGAATTCCAGCTCCGGAGTGCGGTCGCAGAGATTTTTGAAGCTGGCCATATAGCCGACCGGGGCATCGAGCCAGACGTAGAAATAGTGATCGGGCAGTCCGGGAACGGCAAAGCCGAAGTAGGGCGCATCGCGCGAAATGTCCCAGTCCTGCAGGCCGGCATCGAACCATTCCTCCAGCTTGCGCGCGACGCTGTCGTGCAGCGTACCAACCCACTGGCGCAGCATCGGGGAAAAGTCCGCGAGGCGAAAAAACAGGTGTTCGGATTCGCGTTCGACCGGGGCAGTACCGGAAATAACTGACACGGCATCTTTCAGTTCTGCCGGGCTGTAAGTGGCGCCACACGATTCGCAGCTGTCGCCAAACTGATCGGGAGTATCGCAGTTGGGGCAGGTGCCGCGCACGTAACGATCCGGCAAAAACATGCCTTCTTTTTCATCGTATGCCTGGACGATGGTGCGCCGGTCAATGTGCCCATTCTGGTCCAGCGTGCGAAAAATATTCTCCATCAACTCGCGATTTTCATCGGAGTGGGTGGTGTGGTAGTTGTCGAAGCTGATGCCGAAGTCGTCGAAGTCGCGCTGGTGTTCTGCAAAAAATCGGGCGATCAGCTGTTCCGGCGTAATGCCCTCATCGCGCGCTGCGAGCATGATCGGGGTGCCGTGCGCGTCGTCTGCGCAGACAAATATGCACTGGTGGCCGCGCAGTCGCTGAAAACGCACCCAGATATCGCACTGGATGTGTTCGACCATATGCCCCAGGTGTAAGGAGCCATTGGCATAGGGCAGGGCCGTCGTGACCAGGATGCGGCGGTTTTCGCTCATAAATGACACCAGCACCGCATGATGCGGCGCAGCGATTATGCCATGCCGCGCAGGTTTATGCCGCTGTAGCTCAGGCTGCGCCGGGCGGCGCGTAGTCCTTGAAATTCTGCTTGTTGAAGGCTTTCTCGTAGGCAGCTTCGCCGGTGATCATGCGTTGCTGTACCAGCCGTTTCAGCGCCGAGTCCATGGTCTGCATACCGGACTGGGCACCGGCCTGCATAGTCGTTTCGAGCTGGTCGAGTTTGCCCTGCCGTATCAGGTTGGCGACCGCCGAGTTGTTGACCAGGATTTCCAGCGCGGCAATACGTCCGCCGCCATCTTTCTTGCGGATCAGCTGCTGCGAAATAACGCCACGCAGTGATGTGGAGATCATCGATCGTATATGGGCCTGCTTGTCGGACGGAAAGGTGTTGACGATGCGGTCGATTGTCGGCGGCGCGCCATTCGTGTGCAGCGTACCCATCACAAGTATGCCGGTTTCGGCTGCCGTTACCGCGATGCTCATGGTTTCCAGGTCGCGCATTTCGCCCACCAGGATTACATCGGGGTCTTCGCGTAACGCCGAATGCAGCGCGGCGGCAAAACTCGGTGTGTGGACGCCCACTTCACGCTGGCTGATCAGGCACTGTTTGCGGTCGTGGGTGAACTCGATCGGGTCCTCGATGGTAACGATATGGCCCTTTTTCGTCGTATTGATGTGGTCGATCATTGCGGCCAGCGTGGTGGATTTGCCCGACCCGGTCTTGCCGGTCACAAGGATCAGCCCCTGCGGGTGCTTGCACAGGTCGCGGGCAACGCGTGGCATCTTGAGCTCGTCGAGCGTCAGCGCGGTTTCGGGTATTGCCCGGAACACTGCGCCAAGGCCGTTGAGGTGACGCAGCACGTTTACGCGAAAACGACCCTTTCCGGGTAGCTCGTAGGCAAAATCCGCGCCTTCGTGTTCCTCAAGTTCCTTGCGTGCCTTTGGCGTCATGATGGTATCGAGCGACTGACGCACTTTTTCTGCATCCAGCCGATGCTCGGTCAGCGGCTGCAGTTCGCCGTATTGCCGTATGCGCGGCGGGTCGCCAGCCATGTAGTGCAGGTCGGAAGCTTCCCGCTCCAGCGTCATGGTCAGCAGATCGCTGATTGTCGCCATCAGCCGGCCACCGTGCCCTTGTCGGCACCGGGTCCACCGGCCAGGTCCTCGTCCGTGACAAAGCGACGAAACGGCTGCTTGTCGCTGGCGTACGAATAGGCATCGTTTGGATCGATCTCTTTGCGCTGTACGGCATCGAGCAGGGCCTGGTCGAGCTGTTGCATGCCCAGGTGGCGACCGGTTTGCAGCTGGGACGGTATCTGGTGGGTCTGCTCGGTCGATATAAGCTTGCCGATTGCGCGTGTCATTACCATGATCTCAAGTACTGCCTTGCGGCCACGCATGTCGGCCGTCTTGCACAGTACCTGCGAGATCACGGCATTCAGGTTGGTCGACAGGAAGCTCTTGGTTTGCTCGCGCAGGTCGCTGGGTAACGCATCGATGATGCGGTCGATACTTTTTACTGCGCCAGTCGTATGCAGTGTGCCGAGCACCAGGTGACCGGTTTCGGCTGCCGTCATTGCCATCGATATGGTCTCGGCATCACGCATTTCGCCGACCAGGATGACGTCCGGATCTTCACGCAGCGCCGCACGCAGCCCGTCAGCAAAGCTTTCCAGGTGTGTGCCAAGTTCGCGTTGCACAACCTGTGATTTCTTGCTCGGATGCACGAATTCAATCGGGTCTTCCAGGCTGATGATATTCATCGCCTTGCTGGTATTGATGTAATCGAGCATCGACGCGAGCGTAGTAGATTTACCGGTACCGGTTGCCCCGGTGACCAGGATCATGCCCTGGTGATACTCGGTCAGGTCCCTGATGACGGGTGGCAAGCCGAGCTTTTCCAGATTCGGGATTTCCGTCGGGATGTAACGAAAGGTTGCCCCCACGCCGGTTGCCTTGCGGTAAAGGTTGACGCGGAATCTCGCGCCGTCCTCGGTCACATAGGAAAAATCGAGGTCGTTGCCGCCGCCAAACCTGTTCTGCTGATTCTGCGTGAGGATCTCGTTGACGTAGCTCTCCAGCTCGGTTCCCGAGAGGTCG containing:
- the rsxG gene encoding electron transport complex subunit RsxG, with the protein product MTKGASWPGLVALLILAAIVAAAAALTWQQTAAEIALNERNYRLRVLHEIVPAERYDNSLFDDTTQALDPELLGSEEPVTVYRARSNGMPVALIMRVVAPQGYSGAIQLLVGINHDGTVAGVRAVEHRETPGLGDQIDTRRSNWILTFDGKALGNPPVQEWAVKSDGGKFDQFTGATITPRAVVRAVRDALLYFQANREQLFAETPST
- a CDS encoding RnfABCDGE type electron transport complex subunit D — translated: MKFQVEPAPHIISARPVPQVMREVLYALIPAVVVYTWYFGAGLIVNVAIACAVALASEAAILRLRRRDVRLYLSDYSAVVTAALLAFALPSLTPWYVTVTGTLFAIVFAKHLYGGLGFNPFNPAMAGYVLLLIAFPTEMADLWIAPRGAGDGLSVGQTLAAIFASTPPAAGWDAITSATPLDQVQSDLSRAMTMSEINANPTMHGSIVGAWLWINLAVAAGGIYMLARGIIRWHIPLAVIAGLALMATLFYLADADRNPSPLFHLTTGATMLGAFFIATDPVSAATSLRGRLIYGFGIGVIAYIIRTWAAYPDGIAFAVLIMNVAVPAIDYFTIPKPYGARDD
- the rsxC gene encoding electron transport complex subunit RsxC → MNQDQAKANLLDLDEAPVGDVLTPTRRPSGFYGGLYLPTDKHELAGQPLETAPPPPHVVLPLTQHAGLPAIPCVKPGQRVLRGQQIAVADGFISANIHATTSGTVIAIDEQPVPHPSGLSAPCITIEADGKDEWCELHPVVGDYHTEDPVRVRQRVREAGIVGLGGAVFPTSTKLTARADINVHTLILNGAECDPQISCDEALMRRYATDIIAGARIVLHILQVNRCIIGIEEDKPESEAALRLAVEEFDDDRFEVVRVPAIYPEGSERQLIQALSGREVPSRGLPLDIGFVCLNVATAAAINTAVTTGRPLTERIVSVCGDAIARPANIIARLGTPVSSLVELCGGYTSDVDRLVVGGAMMGFAVGDDNIPVVKACNSILAMTADQGRSSKDIRPCIRCGECARVCPSRLLPQQLYWHAGSHDLEKLERYNIFDCIECGCCDYVCPSNIRLAQHFRFAKAEIAVQDADRERAALARQRYEDRNRRLADAAQDRAARIAAKKRKAAAAADIHKRRKVITDVMTRVRQKEARRDRTETQ
- the rsxB gene encoding electron transport complex subunit RsxB; this translates as MTAAMLFLVGIAMLIGLALMLVTRVLRPQGSPVTDAIDQLLPQTQCGQCGYPGCRPYAEAVFRGDAKINRCPPGGEITIRELAKLLGRAPLPLDPQFGSTKPREIALIDESACIGCKKCILACPVDAIIGARKMMHTVIAQECTGCTLCVPVCPVDCIAMEPAVSGLRAWKRPRPRREPEARLDQLS
- the rsxA gene encoding electron transport complex subunit RsxA → MNDLLLILVGAVLVNNLVLTRFLGLCPVFGTSAKLETAIGMSLATTFVLTLAAALAFLVERYVLLPLDLDYLRIITFILVIAAVAKLTELMVLKVDPLLHQLLGIFLPLVASNCAILGIVLLNAQESHSFLHSVFYGFGAGAGFSLVLVLFAAIRERVAVADVPRPFRGAAIAMITAGIMSLAFMGFTGLIST